The stretch of DNA TTTTTAAACAGAATGCAAAATTAAGTTATTAATATGGATTTAAAAAATATTATTTCAAAGCTAAAATAACTGCTTAAAGTCAGTAATCATAAGGTTTAAGTATTATTTAACAATCATATACCTTTCCTCATTGATATTAAAACTTATTTACAAAAGCTTTTATCTTTTCTTTTAACTCATTAGATGCCATAACTAGAGGTAATCTTACGCTATCTTGACATAAATTTAATGCTTCAAAAACGGCTTTAATTCCAGCTGGATTATTCTCCTCAAAAATATAACCAACAACATCCATTAATTTATAATGAATTTTATATGCTTCTTTTCCTTCGTCTTTTAACCCCAAGCGTATCATCTCTGAAAACTCTTTAGGAAATGCCTGCCCAATAACGGAAACCACTCCTGCTCCACCTGCCAAAACAATTCCTAAGGCCAAATCATCATCACCCGAAATAATTAAAAAATCTTCCGGCTTGTTCTTTAATAACTCTAAATATTGAGATACATTGTTTCCTGCTTCTTTAATACCTACAATATTTTCGAAATCGTTAGCTAGTCTTATAGTCGTCTCTGGCTCCATGTTTTTTGAAGTTCTGCCAGGAACATTATACAAAATGATATCTACTGGTGATGCTTCCGAAATGGCTTTAAAATGCTGATATACACCTTCTTGAGTTGGTTTACTATAATAAGGAGACACAGACAAAACGGCATCCATCTGACTTAAGTCTGTTGTTTTTATTTCTTCAATAACTGCTGCAGTATTACTTCCACCTATTCCCAAAACCATTGGCACACGACCATTATTAGTATCGGAAATGGTTTTTATTACTTCCTTTTTTTCTTGCTTGGTAAGTGTTACACTCTCTCCTGTTGTACCACAAATCACAAGGTAATCGGTGCCATTATCAATATTAAAGTTAACAATATTTGCCAGGGCATTATGGTCTACACTTAAATCTGATTTAAAAGGTGTAACCAAAGCAACTCCAGTTCCTAAAAACTTACTATTCATTCTAAATTTTATTTAATATGGTTAGGTATTTAATAGTCTCTTCTTTAAATACGTCGAATTCTTTCATCTTAGTTTTAATAATTAAATCGTTTAAGCGCTCATCACTTTGCACGATACCGATTTTAAATTGTGCTTTAGATTTTGCAGTCATCATCTTTAGTTCTAAAACATCTTTTGTATAATAACTAACTAAAGCATCATATTTAGTATCTAAAAATGTCTGCAATTCTACATTCTTAATGATGCCTTTCCAACCAAAATCTTTAGGGTTAAAACAAACATCCCATGTTGTTAAAGTATCTTTATCATTTTCAGAAAA from Flavivirga spongiicola encodes:
- the dapA gene encoding 4-hydroxy-tetrahydrodipicolinate synthase, encoding MNSKFLGTGVALVTPFKSDLSVDHNALANIVNFNIDNGTDYLVICGTTGESVTLTKQEKKEVIKTISDTNNGRVPMVLGIGGSNTAAVIEEIKTTDLSQMDAVLSVSPYYSKPTQEGVYQHFKAISEASPVDIILYNVPGRTSKNMEPETTIRLANDFENIVGIKEAGNNVSQYLELLKNKPEDFLIISGDDDLALGIVLAGGAGVVSVIGQAFPKEFSEMIRLGLKDEGKEAYKIHYKLMDVVGYIFEENNPAGIKAVFEALNLCQDSVRLPLVMASNELKEKIKAFVNKF
- a CDS encoding DUF6913 domain-containing protein, which gives rise to MILKGFKEKSNKKHLNKLLSEREVNITDKKIESLGVILNIDEIDDFKLFRVFADFLKIRDNKLKIIAFSENDKDTLTTWDVCFNPKDFGWKGIIKNVELQTFLDTKYDALVSYYTKDVLELKMMTAKSKAQFKIGIVQSDERLNDLIIKTKMKEFDVFKEETIKYLTILNKI